The genome window CAGGCGGTTAACCTCCAGCTTAGGTTTCTTCTGGCGTTTTGTTGGGCTTTTCGGTGTCTTCTTTGATGGTTTTTGGTTCTTTCTTTTGCTTTTCTGGTTTTTCTGGCTTTCCTGCCTCTTCTGGTTTTTTCTCTACGGCTTCGGTCTTTTCTGCTATTTCTTTTGTTGCAGTTTTTTTGGGCTTCTTTGATTTTTCTGCCTTCTTGGGTTTCTCGGTTATCTTCATGTTGATTTGAACGATTTCTTCAGTGATGACGTTTCCGCGGAGTGTTCTTCTTCTACGTTCCCCCTTGCGGGTGGAGTGGAAGCCAACACCTTGAGTTATTATTACTCGGGTTTTTACTCCGCCATGGATGTCTGGTCGCATAGGGAAACCGTCTTTGTCTGAGCCTCCTGTGATTTTCAATTTGTGCCCTCCTAGTCCAATGGCTGTTCCGTCTATTGTTTCGCCAAGTCTTCTTCCTATAAGCGGGACAGCTCGGGAATCTTCCAATTCAATTATTTGTGATCTTCCTGTTTCTGGGTCTGAAAGGATTATCTTGAATTTTGCCATGAACACATTTACTCCGTATGAAGCAAGTTTGAATATGGATTGTATACCGCGTTTTTAAAGCTTCCTTTCAAAACACCAAAAGTCGTTGATTAGCAAAAAATTAGGTTTACCTTTATAGTTATTTATTCCCGATGCCCATTATGTGCCTTTTGGAGAAAACAGTGTTGGACCCAGTCGAAGAACCAAACATACACTCATGAAGAACCTCTTCTATCAATTATGTCCAAAGCACCAGGTCCAGTACCAACAATAGTCACACGTACACCTGTCGCTTCCTCAACCTTAGCAATGAAATCCCTCGCTTCTTGAGGCAACCTGTCATAATTTGTTGCATTCTTACAACTGGGGTACAAAA of Candidatus Bathyarchaeota archaeon contains these proteins:
- a CDS encoding 30S ribosomal protein S6e, translating into MAKFKIILSDPETGRSQIIELEDSRAVPLIGRRLGETIDGTAIGLGGHKLKITGGSDKDGFPMRPDIHGGVKTRVIITQGVGFHSTRKGERRRRTLRGNVITEEIVQINMKITEKPKKAEKSKKPKKTATKEIAEKTEAVEKKPEEAGKPEKPEKQKKEPKTIKEDTEKPNKTPEET